The Candidatus Nitrosopumilus sp. SW genomic sequence GCCTCTCTAAATACACTAAAAAAAGTTCCTTCTCTTTGAGACAAATCTGCAAAATATGTTTCAAGCATTTGCATTTGCTGCATCAATTGTTCTGCTTGCTCTTGACTCATTTACAACAGGACTTTCTCTTATGGTTATAAATTCATTCATAGAAAGTGAATCAAAAAATGAATAAAAAATAAAGAAGGAACTTTATTTTGCTTTAGAGAATCTATCTTCTACCTCATCCCAGTTAACTACATTCCACCATGCGGCGATATAGTCAGGTCTTTTGTTTTGGTAGTTAAGATAGTATGCGTGTTCCCAAACATCACAGCCTAACAATGGAACTAATCCTTCAGTTCTAGGACTTGTTTGGTTTGGCATTGATTTGTATTCAACCTTTCCAGAAGAAGGGTTGTATACTAACCATCCCCAACCACTGCCTTGAATTACCGCGGTAGTGGATGAAAATTTCTCTTTGAAGTCAGAAAAGCTTCCAAAAGAATCGTTGATTGCATCAGCAATTGATCCTCCAGGTTCTCCGCCTCCATTTGGTTTCATATTATTCCAAAATAACCTGTGGTTGTCATAACCACCACCGTTGAAATTAATTGCACCTCTTTTGTCTTCAGGAACTGAATTGATATCAGACAAAATGTCAAGGATGTCTTTGTCTTGAATTTCAGCTGGACATGTTTCAAGAGCTGCATTTAGTTTGTC encodes the following:
- a CDS encoding superoxide dismutase, with protein sequence MGKYTLPEMPYAYDALEPHIDARTMEIHHTKHHQTYTDKLNAALETCPAEIQDKDILDILSDINSVPEDKRGAINFNGGGYDNHRLFWNNMKPNGGGEPGGSIADAINDSFGSFSDFKEKFSSTTAVIQGSGWGWLVYNPSSGKVEYKSMPNQTSPRTEGLVPLLGCDVWEHAYYLNYQNKRPDYIAAWWNVVNWDEVEDRFSKAK